One region of Pseudoalteromonas luteoviolacea genomic DNA includes:
- a CDS encoding STAS/SEC14 domain-containing protein, with translation MSEFHGISVGTERREFGLLLSFKAVGRLTHKDYVVVLPIVDKVVSQSFEEDIYVLIDLTELKGWEVSEAWTDIRLAFQYSDQFTRTAVIGCNRWQRIMSIIGGWILGGQTRYFSEAHTAKHWLHHM, from the coding sequence ATGAGCGAATTCCATGGTATTTCAGTCGGCACAGAGCGTCGGGAGTTTGGTTTATTACTGAGTTTTAAAGCCGTTGGCAGACTAACTCATAAAGACTACGTAGTCGTGCTGCCAATTGTTGATAAAGTGGTATCGCAAAGTTTTGAAGAAGATATTTATGTCTTAATTGATCTCACTGAGCTAAAAGGGTGGGAAGTCAGCGAAGCTTGGACGGATATCAGACTGGCCTTCCAATACAGTGATCAATTTACACGAACAGCAGTCATTGGATGTAATAGATGGCAGCGAATTATGTCTATCATCGGAGGGTGGATATTAGGTGGCCAAACTCGATACTTTTCCGAAGCACATACTGCGAAGCACTGGTTACATCATATGTGA
- a CDS encoding SDR family oxidoreductase — MACVFITGANRGIGLALAKLYLDCGWHVLATVRDINSSKALHDLAGEGSSGLLDIHQLDVTDYAQLDDLAKQLCEQAIDVVINNAGLYGPKGYGFGHCDVEAWRRVMEVNAIAPAKLAEAFYPHLLLGQSKIFAALSSRVGSHTENTKGGGYIYRSSKAALNSVVKSLSNDLLPHGIKTVALHPGWVKTEMGGPNALITPQESALGLKRVLDELQDEQSGSFLSYDGSKIPW, encoded by the coding sequence ATGGCGTGTGTATTTATCACAGGGGCAAATAGAGGCATTGGACTTGCCCTTGCTAAACTGTATTTAGATTGTGGTTGGCATGTCCTTGCAACTGTAAGAGACATAAACTCAAGCAAGGCTTTGCATGATTTGGCTGGAGAGGGATCATCAGGCTTGCTTGATATACACCAATTAGATGTCACTGATTATGCCCAACTTGATGATCTTGCTAAGCAGCTGTGTGAGCAGGCGATTGATGTCGTGATTAACAATGCAGGCTTATATGGGCCGAAGGGTTATGGTTTTGGGCATTGTGATGTAGAAGCTTGGCGCAGGGTAATGGAAGTTAATGCGATTGCGCCTGCTAAGTTGGCAGAGGCATTTTATCCTCACCTCTTGTTGGGACAGAGTAAAATATTTGCAGCCTTATCTTCTCGTGTCGGTAGCCATACTGAAAATACTAAAGGCGGTGGATACATTTACCGAAGCTCTAAAGCTGCGCTTAATTCTGTGGTAAAGAGCTTGTCGAATGACTTATTGCCACACGGTATAAAAACGGTTGCTTTACACCCTGGTTGGGTAAAGACAGAGATGGGTGGCCCAAATGCTTTGATCACGCCACAGGAGTCGGCATTGGGGCTAAAGCGTGTGTTAGATGAATTGCAAGACGAGCAAAGTGGCAGCTTTTTGAGCTATGACGGTAGTAAGATTCCTTGGTAA
- a CDS encoding GNAT family N-acetyltransferase — translation MKLTQLSHNYFSQVISLGNLVHGENYLDDKKLEQIYQMGLKNGLNASFVAINELDQVVGFRLTYCAEQWTVDRWCTPSKWPVDIESMAYFKCIAIHPLSQGQGIGPKLLAASVNVLKQQGAKAGVAHLWKQSPGNGAVKYFTKSGGKLVKLHDDRWLENCINDGYECPICGNECHCQAAEMVLEF, via the coding sequence ATGAAGCTGACACAACTTAGCCATAATTATTTTTCTCAAGTTATTTCGCTTGGAAACTTAGTGCATGGAGAAAACTATCTAGACGACAAAAAACTTGAGCAAATTTATCAAATGGGCCTCAAGAATGGTCTCAATGCCTCCTTTGTTGCAATTAATGAGCTGGATCAGGTTGTCGGATTTAGACTGACTTATTGCGCTGAGCAATGGACTGTTGATAGGTGGTGTACACCCTCAAAATGGCCTGTCGACATCGAATCTATGGCGTACTTTAAATGCATTGCCATTCATCCTCTTTCACAAGGCCAAGGGATTGGGCCAAAATTATTAGCTGCCTCAGTAAATGTATTAAAACAGCAAGGGGCCAAAGCAGGTGTTGCCCATCTTTGGAAGCAAAGCCCTGGCAATGGTGCTGTAAAATACTTTACCAAGTCCGGTGGAAAACTCGTAAAGCTGCACGATGACAGGTGGCTGGAAAACTGCATAAATGATGGGTATGAGTGTCCTATTTGCGGTAACGAATGCCACTGTCAAGCAGCTGAAATGGTGTTAGAGTTTTGA
- a CDS encoding YdcH family protein, with the protein MSIEKHDLLHEFPDHHHTIRHLKMNDNHFAKLFNKYNELDKEVRRIEEGVENTTDDYLDTKKLERVQLKDELYGLIKKTEATI; encoded by the coding sequence ATGAGCATAGAAAAACACGACTTACTGCATGAGTTTCCTGATCATCACCACACTATCCGCCATTTAAAAATGAACGACAACCACTTTGCCAAATTGTTCAATAAATATAATGAGCTAGACAAAGAGGTACGTCGAATTGAAGAGGGCGTTGAAAACACCACTGATGATTATTTGGATACGAAAAAATTGGAGCGTGTTCAGCTTAAAGATGAATTATATGGTTTGATTAAAAAAACAGAGGCGACAATTTAA
- a CDS encoding methyltransferase domain-containing protein: MGLSKSQFAAVAQVLLSAQKGAIDKVDIKAMVDYLGAVTGIFTSTDMNQSDKTETASGIAISPVQAAKCFEETVRTQLFAQGVAQAISKHTEANNTPTRVLYAGTGPYATLLIPLLAVSDNLPVEVTLIDIHQENIDAVHKLINHFNLNHYNIRTHHADATLWQPGSPQERFDIIISETMTALLKREPQVYIFKHLVQFLAPNGVLIPQQVSLKAWLIQGENESEQAEPLGEFFCLDKLTSMSLSQGDFSCFSSCLTIPDKDWSGYTVKLTTDIQVYGDLVLTEGDCSLNIAFNFSPYDVVLTANEAIQFDYVAPSNPDFSIVFPKAKWQYSDYILPTSNDVGELGLVQLKRSFQRAYMIKRGERFEVPDAEWQAELVIYDMLKISCAEVTAKMFELESFTDFELWIEDNSGALSHTKIADINDAFRRRMQ; encoded by the coding sequence ATGGGATTATCTAAATCACAGTTTGCCGCTGTAGCTCAGGTTTTGCTGAGTGCTCAAAAAGGGGCTATTGATAAAGTTGATATTAAAGCCATGGTGGACTATTTGGGCGCTGTCACAGGCATATTTACCAGCACTGATATGAATCAGTCTGATAAAACAGAAACCGCGTCAGGTATTGCGATTTCTCCCGTACAAGCGGCGAAGTGTTTTGAAGAAACAGTGCGAACGCAATTATTTGCTCAAGGGGTCGCACAGGCGATAAGCAAGCATACGGAAGCAAACAATACGCCTACTAGAGTACTTTATGCGGGAACTGGTCCTTATGCTACTCTTTTAATACCTTTGTTAGCAGTAAGTGATAACTTACCTGTTGAAGTTACCTTAATTGATATTCATCAAGAGAATATTGATGCGGTGCATAAATTAATTAACCACTTTAATCTAAATCATTACAATATTCGTACGCATCATGCGGACGCGACACTATGGCAGCCCGGATCACCTCAAGAACGTTTTGACATCATTATCTCGGAAACTATGACAGCTTTGTTAAAACGCGAGCCACAAGTGTATATATTCAAGCATTTGGTTCAGTTTTTAGCGCCTAACGGCGTACTTATACCGCAGCAAGTGAGCTTAAAAGCGTGGTTGATTCAAGGTGAAAATGAATCCGAGCAAGCAGAACCACTTGGCGAATTTTTCTGTCTTGATAAGTTGACATCTATGTCTTTGAGTCAGGGAGATTTTAGCTGCTTCTCATCTTGTCTCACTATTCCTGATAAAGATTGGTCAGGGTATACGGTTAAGCTCACCACGGATATCCAAGTATATGGTGATTTGGTGTTGACAGAAGGGGATTGCAGTTTAAATATTGCGTTTAACTTTAGCCCTTATGATGTGGTATTGACAGCAAATGAGGCTATCCAGTTTGATTATGTAGCACCAAGTAATCCAGACTTTTCTATTGTTTTCCCAAAAGCCAAATGGCAGTACAGTGATTATATCTTACCGACCAGTAACGATGTTGGCGAGCTTGGATTAGTGCAATTGAAGCGCAGCTTTCAAAGGGCGTATATGATAAAGCGAGGCGAGCGGTTTGAGGTGCCTGATGCAGAGTGGCAAGCTGAGCTAGTTATCTATGACATGCTCAAAATAAGTTGTGCCGAAGTAACTGCTAAAATGTTTGAGCTAGAGAGCTTTACCGACTTTGAGTTGTGGATAGAAGACAATTCGGGCGCTTTATCACACACGAAAATAGCAGACATTAATGATGCTTTTCGTCGACGTATGCAATAA
- a CDS encoding putative porin produces the protein MKILIIFLMSLITTYSYAQTEKTWFNQATYTKLEDADTHTLQLSTHYYFAPQANFWVWDDFGYLDTDTNVLMTFTNDDQSVFTGVEGELFISNWFATANIEDLGDADDNYTIGIGYLFFENLKVSARRQHQSGSDNVIWLQGQLNFDIDENAYVGTTLISDDELDNWQVEVRYFRRLGEQKYFTLDLTHENSSSKNHNNFIANYYFNQHFAFGLGSNESHLLVEGKYFVNHSFFVKARYQEQSDDEQSLEMSMQAQF, from the coding sequence TTGAAAATATTAATAATTTTTCTAATGAGCTTGATCACTACATACAGTTATGCACAAACTGAAAAGACTTGGTTCAATCAAGCAACTTATACCAAACTAGAAGATGCGGACACGCATACATTGCAGCTGAGTACTCACTATTACTTTGCGCCTCAAGCCAATTTTTGGGTTTGGGATGACTTTGGTTATTTGGATACAGATACCAATGTATTAATGACATTCACCAATGATGATCAATCTGTTTTTACCGGTGTCGAAGGAGAGCTTTTTATCTCAAATTGGTTTGCAACAGCAAACATTGAAGATTTGGGAGATGCAGATGATAACTACACCATTGGAATTGGCTACCTATTTTTTGAAAACTTGAAAGTAAGTGCGAGGCGTCAACACCAATCTGGCAGTGACAACGTTATTTGGCTGCAAGGACAACTTAATTTCGATATTGATGAAAATGCCTATGTTGGAACTACCTTGATCAGTGATGATGAGCTCGATAACTGGCAAGTAGAGGTGCGTTACTTTCGTCGTCTAGGCGAGCAAAAATACTTTACGCTTGATTTAACGCACGAAAATTCAAGCAGTAAAAACCACAATAACTTCATTGCGAATTATTATTTTAACCAACACTTTGCCTTTGGGCTGGGCAGCAATGAGTCGCATTTGCTTGTCGAAGGCAAGTATTTCGTTAATCACAGCTTTTTTGTCAAAGCTCGCTATCAAGAGCAAAGCGATGATGAGCAGTCTCTAGAGATGTCTATGCAAGCTCAGTTTTAA
- a CDS encoding NAD(P)/FAD-dependent oxidoreductase produces the protein MNTYDPLYYANCQGQPLPSTYWATQLTQNETIRKPEASKQYDSIVIGGGFTGLLTAYYLATLYSQRVCVVEANQVGFGASARNAGFALPTSGRLSPLNMVKQWGENIALQVYQEYQSGVSGIKELIRTHNIDCDQQESGYLKIAHSHKAMTSLYDSFLFAKKIFSDEHLSFIDVEELRANYINMPNIYGAIRNQHGFGLNPLKLLFAYKRMAEQAGVDVFEQSLAERVSKIGDNHIVDVNNIQLRSKNLLITANAYNNKYFHPTLDKKYLPILSSILVTRPLSNDELLASGLHTNQVMMDTRTLKYYYRLLPDNRLLFGGRGAVYGKDQDKVKYQSHLTRAMHNGFPALKSLNADYYWHGYIAAALDDHPHICFEDNVGYAIGYCGAGVAFSSQAALRLAQMTVSDDTPALPIFRKPAPAMPFARFSRLGQHAYYHYAQLKDRLL, from the coding sequence ATGAATACCTACGATCCACTGTATTACGCTAACTGCCAAGGTCAGCCTTTGCCTTCCACCTATTGGGCGACTCAACTAACACAAAACGAGACAATACGAAAACCAGAAGCATCGAAACAATATGATTCCATCGTGATTGGAGGGGGCTTTACTGGTTTACTCACCGCTTACTACTTAGCTACGCTATACAGTCAGCGTGTTTGCGTAGTAGAAGCGAATCAAGTTGGCTTTGGGGCCAGTGCCAGAAATGCAGGGTTTGCATTGCCGACATCAGGCCGATTGAGCCCGCTAAATATGGTAAAGCAGTGGGGAGAAAATATTGCTTTACAGGTATATCAAGAATACCAAAGCGGTGTATCGGGAATAAAGGAGTTAATACGCACGCATAATATTGACTGTGACCAACAAGAGTCTGGCTACCTGAAAATTGCACACTCTCACAAGGCAATGACATCTTTGTATGACAGTTTTTTGTTTGCTAAAAAAATATTCTCTGATGAACACCTGTCTTTTATTGATGTCGAAGAGCTTCGTGCTAATTATATCAATATGCCCAATATATATGGGGCAATTAGAAACCAACACGGATTTGGCTTAAACCCTCTTAAGCTGCTTTTTGCATACAAACGTATGGCCGAACAAGCTGGAGTTGACGTATTTGAACAGAGCTTAGCTGAGCGAGTCTCTAAAATAGGCGATAATCATATTGTTGATGTAAATAACATACAATTAAGGTCTAAAAACCTGTTAATCACTGCAAATGCCTACAATAATAAGTATTTTCACCCCACACTCGATAAAAAATACCTACCGATTTTAAGCAGTATCCTAGTCACTCGACCCTTAAGCAATGATGAGTTACTCGCGAGCGGATTGCATACTAATCAAGTCATGATGGATACACGAACTTTAAAGTACTATTACCGCCTTTTACCGGACAACCGATTATTATTTGGAGGAAGAGGTGCCGTTTATGGCAAAGATCAAGACAAAGTTAAATATCAATCCCACCTCACCAGGGCCATGCACAATGGCTTTCCCGCCCTTAAATCATTAAATGCTGACTATTATTGGCACGGTTACATTGCAGCTGCATTAGATGATCACCCACATATTTGTTTTGAAGACAACGTCGGCTACGCCATTGGTTATTGCGGTGCAGGTGTAGCATTTAGTTCGCAGGCAGCACTGCGCTTAGCGCAAATGACAGTTTCAGATGACACGCCAGCATTACCAATCTTTAGAAAGCCCGCCCCTGCAATGCCATTTGCAAGGTTTAGTCGACTTGGACAACACGCTTATTATCACTATGCGCAACTAAAAGACCGCTTACTGTAG
- a CDS encoding chitinase translates to MNNCKIGVSKLTKVAAVCLPILCASAFTHGMNVQPDPNNPGSYVVSRADLNAAEQALTADPMYAIWSKALETRSNAIVEAIVPGAASNPSNVKRVERVFGQAEWNFLTQMAAPEYTYTRFLRAIGKFPAFCGEYTDGRNADAICKKSIVTAFAHFAQETGGHISKDNISDNPNRLEEWQQALVHVREMGWSEGQGGYRTGCGQNDWQNRRWPCGAGQGYFGRGAKQLSYHFNYGMFSEVMFDGDATVLLNDPGRVADSWLNLASAIWFFLTPQAPKPAMLHVIDRTWVPSQVELNAGIGYGFGTTINVINGGIECGEHNRYKGQPVNRIRYWEGLSHYYNIPIETDEENTCWQQTPFGSLNLDGASGVLYTNWEANWAHYSDRPGGHSFECKLVGYQTAYSALVPGDYEKCVTNFYQSHTGWPSVSVVDTLPPVDDKPPVGGVKAWESNKVYLKGDKASYQNTIYEAKWWTRGDTPSSTNTSGPWKVVK, encoded by the coding sequence ATGAATAACTGCAAAATTGGGGTAAGTAAGCTTACCAAAGTCGCCGCTGTGTGTTTGCCAATTTTATGCGCGAGCGCATTTACTCACGGTATGAATGTACAGCCTGATCCTAACAACCCCGGTAGCTATGTTGTTTCTAGAGCAGATTTAAACGCCGCTGAGCAAGCATTAACTGCAGATCCAATGTATGCAATTTGGTCTAAAGCACTTGAAACACGCAGCAATGCAATTGTTGAAGCCATAGTGCCGGGAGCAGCGAGCAACCCAAGCAATGTAAAACGTGTTGAGCGTGTTTTTGGCCAAGCGGAGTGGAATTTTTTAACGCAAATGGCTGCACCAGAATACACTTACACACGTTTCTTACGTGCGATTGGTAAGTTTCCAGCATTTTGTGGTGAGTACACAGATGGCCGTAATGCGGATGCTATTTGTAAAAAATCAATCGTGACGGCATTTGCTCACTTTGCCCAAGAAACTGGTGGCCATATTTCTAAAGATAATATCTCTGACAACCCCAATAGATTAGAAGAGTGGCAGCAGGCACTGGTGCATGTTCGCGAGATGGGATGGTCAGAAGGGCAAGGCGGCTATCGCACAGGGTGTGGACAAAATGATTGGCAAAATCGACGTTGGCCATGTGGTGCTGGACAAGGGTATTTTGGGCGAGGCGCAAAGCAATTATCTTATCACTTCAACTACGGTATGTTTTCTGAAGTGATGTTTGATGGCGATGCAACTGTGCTGTTGAATGATCCAGGCAGGGTGGCTGATTCATGGTTGAATTTGGCATCTGCTATTTGGTTTTTCTTAACGCCGCAAGCCCCTAAGCCAGCTATGCTACACGTCATCGACAGAACTTGGGTACCTTCTCAAGTCGAACTCAATGCAGGAATTGGCTATGGTTTTGGTACAACGATTAATGTAATCAATGGTGGTATTGAATGCGGTGAACATAATCGTTATAAAGGCCAACCGGTCAATCGTATTCGTTACTGGGAAGGGTTATCTCATTATTACAATATTCCAATCGAAACAGATGAAGAGAACACCTGTTGGCAGCAAACGCCCTTTGGTAGCCTGAATTTAGATGGCGCTAGTGGTGTATTGTACACAAACTGGGAGGCTAATTGGGCCCATTATTCAGATAGACCTGGAGGCCATTCATTTGAATGTAAGCTAGTTGGATATCAAACTGCATATTCAGCGCTTGTTCCGGGCGATTATGAAAAGTGTGTGACTAACTTTTACCAATCTCATACAGGCTGGCCGAGTGTATCTGTAGTTGATACTTTGCCACCAGTGGATGATAAACCACCTGTAGGTGGGGTTAAAGCTTGGGAGAGCAATAAAGTGTATCTTAAGGGAGATAAAGCGAGCTACCAAAATACAATCTATGAAGCAAAATGGTGGACTCGAGGTGATACCCCAAGCTCCACAAATACCAGTGGACCTTGGAAGGTAGTTAAGTAA